A window of the Tripterygium wilfordii isolate XIE 37 chromosome 12, ASM1340144v1, whole genome shotgun sequence genome harbors these coding sequences:
- the LOC120011005 gene encoding formamidopyrimidine-DNA glycosylase isoform X1, translating to MPELPEVEASRRAIEVHCLGKKIKRSIVADDSKVIDGVSPSDFEAAILGKTIVSAHRKGKNLWLQLDSPPFPSFQFGMAGAIYIKGVVVTKYKRSAINDTDEWPSKYSKLFVELDDGLELSFTDKRRFAKVRLLKDPTSVPPISELGPDALFEPMTIDQFFGSLSKKKIAIKALLLDQSVISGIGNWIADEVLYQARIHPLQSVASLSKESCATLLKCIKEVLEKALEVGADSTQFPNNWIFHSHEKKPGMAFVDGKVIDFITAGGRTTAYVPELQKLSGGQAAKLAGEQTKQMSKRKGGRKDDDVDEPASEEEETAEIVKPKRESKSKGRTKKPPSKRNSKESEDDTGSVHSDGDDDDPASEEAVVAKSSKSKNGRESKQGGKKKPAAKRKARESDESDDQDNGEDEKRKRGKVTNDKQPKAASKKIAASQNGKRSTRGK from the exons ATGCCGGAGCTACCGGAGGTTGAGGCGTCGAGGAGAGCGATAGAGGTGCACTGCCTGGGCAAGAAGATCAAGAGATCCATCGTGGCTGATGACTCCAAAGTCATCGATGGAGTCTCTCCTTCCGACTTCGAGGCCGCTATCCTTGGCAAAACAATCGTTTCTGCTCATCGAAAGGGCAAGAACTTGTGGCTCCAGCTCGATTCCCCTCCGTTTCCTTCTTTCCAATTCG GTATGGCAGGTGCCATATACATTAAGGGAGTTGTTGTTACAAAGTACAAGAG GTCTGCTATTAATGACACAGATGAATGGCCTTCCAAATATTCCAAGTTATTTGTTGAG TTAGATGACGGTCTGGAGCTGTCTTTCACTGACAAGAGGCGATTTGCTAAAGTTCGCTTGCTGAAAGAT CCGACTTCTGTACCTCCAATATCTGAACTTGGCCCTGATGCACTATTCGAGCCTATGACCATTGATCAATTTTTTGGATCTTTAAGCAAGAAGAAAATTGCAATTAAGGCATTATTGCTTGATCAG AGCGTTATTTCGGGTATTGGCAATTGGATTGCAGACGAAGTGCTATACCAA GCGAGGATTCACCCACTGCAGAGTGTTGCCAGCCTGTCCAAAGAAAGTTGTGCAACTTTGCTCAAGTGCATTAAAGAG GTCCTTGAAAAAGCACTTGAAGTCGGGGCAGATAGTACTCAGTTCCCTAATAATTGGATTTTCCATTCCCACGAAAAGAAGCCTGGCATGGCTTTTGTTGACG GGAAGGTGATTGATTTTATCACTGCTGGCGGAAgg ACAACAGCATATGTTCCAGAATTACAAAAGTTGAGTGGAGGCCAAGCCGCAAAACTGGCAGGCGAGCAAACAAAGCAAAtgtctaaaagaaaaggaggtagaaaagatgatgatgttgatgaacCAGCAAGCGAGGAAGAGGAAACAGCTGAAATTGTCAAACCAAAGAGGGAATCAAAGTCTAAGGGTCGTACTAAGAAGCCTCCATCAAAACGAAATTCTAAGGAAAGTGAAGATGATACTGGTTCTGTTCACAGTGATGGAGATGATGATGACCCCGCAAGTGAGGAAGCGGTAGTTGCTAAAAGTTCCAAATCAAAGAATGGACGGGAGTCAAAACAAGGAGGTAAGAAGAAGCCTGCAGCCAAAAGAAAAGCTAGGGAAAGTGATGAAAGTGATGATCAGGACaatggagaagatgaaaagCGGAAACGTGGGAAGGTGACCAATGATAAGCAACCCAAGGCAGCATCCAAGAAAATTGCTGCCAGCCAAAACGGTAAAAGGTCTACAAGAGGCAAGTAG
- the LOC120011005 gene encoding formamidopyrimidine-DNA glycosylase isoform X3: MPELPEVEASRRAIEVHCLGKKIKRSIVADDSKVIDGVSPSDFEAAILGKTIVSAHRKGKNLWLQLDSPPFPSFQFGMAGAIYIKGVVVTKYKRSAINDTDEWPSKYSKLFVELDDGLELSFTDKRRFAKVRLLKDPTSVPPISELGPDALFEPMTIDQFFGSLSKKKIAIKALLLDQSVISGIGNWIADEVLYQARIHPLQSVASLSKESCATLLKCIKEVIQFAVEVDAECSRFPLEWLFHFRWGKKPGKVNALEVGADSTQFPNNWIFHSHEKKPGMAFVDGKVIDFITAGGRTTAYVPELQKLSGGQAAKLAGEQTKQMSKRKGGRKDDDVDEPASEEEETAEIVKPKRESKSKGRTKKPPSKRNSKESEDDTGSVHSDGDDDDPASEEAVVAKSSKSKNGRESKQGGKKKPAAKRKARESDESDDQDNGEDEKRKRGKVTNDKQPKAASKKIAASQNGKRSTRGK, encoded by the exons ATGCCGGAGCTACCGGAGGTTGAGGCGTCGAGGAGAGCGATAGAGGTGCACTGCCTGGGCAAGAAGATCAAGAGATCCATCGTGGCTGATGACTCCAAAGTCATCGATGGAGTCTCTCCTTCCGACTTCGAGGCCGCTATCCTTGGCAAAACAATCGTTTCTGCTCATCGAAAGGGCAAGAACTTGTGGCTCCAGCTCGATTCCCCTCCGTTTCCTTCTTTCCAATTCG GTATGGCAGGTGCCATATACATTAAGGGAGTTGTTGTTACAAAGTACAAGAG GTCTGCTATTAATGACACAGATGAATGGCCTTCCAAATATTCCAAGTTATTTGTTGAG TTAGATGACGGTCTGGAGCTGTCTTTCACTGACAAGAGGCGATTTGCTAAAGTTCGCTTGCTGAAAGAT CCGACTTCTGTACCTCCAATATCTGAACTTGGCCCTGATGCACTATTCGAGCCTATGACCATTGATCAATTTTTTGGATCTTTAAGCAAGAAGAAAATTGCAATTAAGGCATTATTGCTTGATCAG AGCGTTATTTCGGGTATTGGCAATTGGATTGCAGACGAAGTGCTATACCAA GCGAGGATTCACCCACTGCAGAGTGTTGCCAGCCTGTCCAAAGAAAGTTGTGCAACTTTGCTCAAGTGCATTAAAGAG GTAATTCAGTTTGCTGTTGAAGTTGATGCTGAATGTAGTCGCTTTCCTCTTGAATGGTTGTTTCATTTTCGGTGGGGAAAAAAGCCTGGGAAAGTCAATG CACTTGAAGTCGGGGCAGATAGTACTCAGTTCCCTAATAATTGGATTTTCCATTCCCACGAAAAGAAGCCTGGCATGGCTTTTGTTGACG GGAAGGTGATTGATTTTATCACTGCTGGCGGAAgg ACAACAGCATATGTTCCAGAATTACAAAAGTTGAGTGGAGGCCAAGCCGCAAAACTGGCAGGCGAGCAAACAAAGCAAAtgtctaaaagaaaaggaggtagaaaagatgatgatgttgatgaacCAGCAAGCGAGGAAGAGGAAACAGCTGAAATTGTCAAACCAAAGAGGGAATCAAAGTCTAAGGGTCGTACTAAGAAGCCTCCATCAAAACGAAATTCTAAGGAAAGTGAAGATGATACTGGTTCTGTTCACAGTGATGGAGATGATGATGACCCCGCAAGTGAGGAAGCGGTAGTTGCTAAAAGTTCCAAATCAAAGAATGGACGGGAGTCAAAACAAGGAGGTAAGAAGAAGCCTGCAGCCAAAAGAAAAGCTAGGGAAAGTGATGAAAGTGATGATCAGGACaatggagaagatgaaaagCGGAAACGTGGGAAGGTGACCAATGATAAGCAACCCAAGGCAGCATCCAAGAAAATTGCTGCCAGCCAAAACGGTAAAAGGTCTACAAGAGGCAAGTAG
- the LOC120011005 gene encoding formamidopyrimidine-DNA glycosylase isoform X2 → MPELPEVEASRRAIEVHCLGKKIKRSIVADDSKVIDGVSPSDFEAAILGKTIVSAHRKGKNLWLQLDSPPFPSFQFGMAGAIYIKGVVVTKYKRSAINDTDEWPSKYSKLFVELDDGLELSFTDKRRFAKVRLLKDPTSVPPISELGPDALFEPMTIDQFFGSLSKKKIAIKALLLDQSVISGIGNWIADEVLYQARIHPLQSVASLSKESCATLLKCIKEVIQFAVEVDAECSRFPLEWLFHFRWGKKPGKVNGKVIDFITAGGRTTAYVPELQKLSGGQAAKLAGEQTKQMSKRKGGRKDDDVDEPASEEEETAEIVKPKRESKSKGRTKKPPSKRNSKESEDDTGSVHSDGDDDDPASEEAVVAKSSKSKNGRESKQGGKKKPAAKRKARESDESDDQDNGEDEKRKRGKVTNDKQPKAASKKIAASQNGKRSTRGK, encoded by the exons ATGCCGGAGCTACCGGAGGTTGAGGCGTCGAGGAGAGCGATAGAGGTGCACTGCCTGGGCAAGAAGATCAAGAGATCCATCGTGGCTGATGACTCCAAAGTCATCGATGGAGTCTCTCCTTCCGACTTCGAGGCCGCTATCCTTGGCAAAACAATCGTTTCTGCTCATCGAAAGGGCAAGAACTTGTGGCTCCAGCTCGATTCCCCTCCGTTTCCTTCTTTCCAATTCG GTATGGCAGGTGCCATATACATTAAGGGAGTTGTTGTTACAAAGTACAAGAG GTCTGCTATTAATGACACAGATGAATGGCCTTCCAAATATTCCAAGTTATTTGTTGAG TTAGATGACGGTCTGGAGCTGTCTTTCACTGACAAGAGGCGATTTGCTAAAGTTCGCTTGCTGAAAGAT CCGACTTCTGTACCTCCAATATCTGAACTTGGCCCTGATGCACTATTCGAGCCTATGACCATTGATCAATTTTTTGGATCTTTAAGCAAGAAGAAAATTGCAATTAAGGCATTATTGCTTGATCAG AGCGTTATTTCGGGTATTGGCAATTGGATTGCAGACGAAGTGCTATACCAA GCGAGGATTCACCCACTGCAGAGTGTTGCCAGCCTGTCCAAAGAAAGTTGTGCAACTTTGCTCAAGTGCATTAAAGAG GTAATTCAGTTTGCTGTTGAAGTTGATGCTGAATGTAGTCGCTTTCCTCTTGAATGGTTGTTTCATTTTCGGTGGGGAAAAAAGCCTGGGAAAGTCAATG GGAAGGTGATTGATTTTATCACTGCTGGCGGAAgg ACAACAGCATATGTTCCAGAATTACAAAAGTTGAGTGGAGGCCAAGCCGCAAAACTGGCAGGCGAGCAAACAAAGCAAAtgtctaaaagaaaaggaggtagaaaagatgatgatgttgatgaacCAGCAAGCGAGGAAGAGGAAACAGCTGAAATTGTCAAACCAAAGAGGGAATCAAAGTCTAAGGGTCGTACTAAGAAGCCTCCATCAAAACGAAATTCTAAGGAAAGTGAAGATGATACTGGTTCTGTTCACAGTGATGGAGATGATGATGACCCCGCAAGTGAGGAAGCGGTAGTTGCTAAAAGTTCCAAATCAAAGAATGGACGGGAGTCAAAACAAGGAGGTAAGAAGAAGCCTGCAGCCAAAAGAAAAGCTAGGGAAAGTGATGAAAGTGATGATCAGGACaatggagaagatgaaaagCGGAAACGTGGGAAGGTGACCAATGATAAGCAACCCAAGGCAGCATCCAAGAAAATTGCTGCCAGCCAAAACGGTAAAAGGTCTACAAGAGGCAAGTAG